ACAGGTCGAGAATATCTTCCCTTTCCCGGAAACCGTAAAGAAACGGGGTCACCGCACCCAGGTCGAGCGAGGTGGTTCCGTACCAAATCAGATGGCTGGCGATACGATTCAGTTCGAGCATTATTACCCGAAGGTACTCCGCCCTCTCCGGCGCCTGAATGCCGGCCAATTTTTCGGTGGCAAGGCAGAAGGCATACTCGCAGGACATCGAGGTGCAGTATTCAAACCGGTCTAAAACCGGCAGGCATTGATGATATGTCCGGTTCTCGCAGATTTTCTCAAGGGCGCGATGCAGATATCCGATATACGGCACCGCTTTCAACACCACTTCGCCATCCATCGTCAGAAGAAACCGGCAGACCCCATGCGTTGAGGGGTGGTGCGGTCCCATATTGACCAGGAATTCTTCGGTCCGGAACGGCGCGCTCATGATTCCGGCATCCTTACAAAATCCGGAGCATCCCAGTTTTTCCGCATCGGGTATCCCTGGTCCCAGTTGTCGGGAAGAAGAAAGCGGGTCAGATTCCCATGATTGCGGATATTGATGCCGTAAAGCTCCCAGACTTCTCTTTCATGCCAGTTGGCGCCGGGCCAGATTGACTGCACCGACTCCACCTCGGCATTTTCATACGCCATCACCACTTTGAAATCAAAACGGATTTTATTCTTGACGGATGCAACCGAATAGACAACTTCGAATCTCTCGCCGGTATCGACTCCCGCGATATTGCAGAGGAAATCGATATGGAGGGTCTCATCGGAGTTGATAGATTTGCAGAACTCGAGAAGGAACTCGTTTTCGAGTTTGAAAACAGGCTCGACTTTGCCGGTTTCGAGAAGCTCGACTTTTCCGGCAAACTTATCGAGGATATATTTGGTCAGGGCGGCTTTGTCCATCAGAGATGCAATTAACTCCAGTCCCCAATTTTTTGCTTTTTAATTTTCTTCTGCAGGGTCAAGCACCCTTCCAGAAGCGATTCCGGCCGCGGCGGACAGCCGGGGATATAGACATCAACCGGCACAATATGGTCAATCCCTTTTTCCACGGCATAACTGTCGTAGTAGAACGGTCCCCCTTTGACGGTGCATCCGCCCATGGCAATAACATATCGCGGTTGCGCCATCTGGTCATATAATAACCGAAGCCGCGGCGCCATCTTTTTGGTAATCGTGCCGGCGGCGATAATCAGGTCGGCCTGGCGCGGAGAAGCGCGGAAAATCATCCCGAAACGGTCGAAGTCGTACCGTGACGCCCCGGTCGCCATCAGTTCTATCGCGCAGCAGGCGGTGCCAAAGAGAAGATACCAGATGGAACTTGCCTGCGACTGGCTTAGAACATAATCAAGCGAGGTCGCCACTATCCCGCCGCCCGGGAAATGCTCTAAGTAAACCGGAAGTTTCTTTATTACACCCATTTCAGCACTCCCTTCTTCCAGGCGTAGAACAGTCCGAAAAGGAGGATGAAAATGAATATTATCATTTCGATTAAAGCATAGAGTCCCAGTTGCCCAAACGCCACCGCCCAGGGAAAGAGAAAGATCGCTTCAACATCGAATATGACAAAAATCAGCGCAAAGATATAAAAGCGGTTATTGAACTGAATCCAGGAATTTCCAATCGGCGGCTCGGCGCATTCGTAGTTTTGAGTTTTGGCCGGGTAGGGGTTGGCAGGACGAATCAGCCGGGAAAGGAAGAAGGTGAATAGCACCAGCCCTATCCCGACGAATAGGAAGATAATTATCGCCAAATATTCCGACATCTTATTGTCACCTCATAATTATACGCATCAACTTTGTGACAATAATCACAAATTAAGGGGACAAAAAAACACCTTTTTCCGGATTTGTCAAGCGATTTATAAAAAGAATCGCCGCGATTGATATCTTATGGATTTAATTGCAGTTATATCAGAATTCCTATCAGAAAATGAGGAAAACAAATGATTCAGACCTAGAGAGAAGTTAAGATTACAGACGACCGATAATAAATCGATTTCACTGCCCAAATGCCGTTTCAAACTCCTCACTTATATTTGCTTTTGACTACCATCACCACCGCCCCCCCTATCCCCACCGCCACCGCCGCAGAAAGATAAAACAGCACAGGTACCACGGTTGTCTGAACAATCAGTCCCGCCGTCAGTCCGGCAAGCACCTCTCCGATGGAATTTACCAGGTTGAATCCTGACAGGAATGTAGCCCGGTTGTTTCCGCGATAGAAGCGATTAAGATTGGTTGAAAGAACCGGGCGAATCAATTCCTTGAGGGCGAAAAAGAGAATCAGAAATGCTGCCGCGGACCATGACGGCGCTATGGCTGTCGCGGCGATGGAAATACCGGCTCCGAACAGAAGTATTGACAGGGTCATCCGCAGGCGCTCATAATATTTTTCCAGCCTACGGCTCAATGCCAGCACCAGAAGCGAGCCGGAAAGAGTAATCAGCCCGAAATAGGTGATATCAACCATCTTTATCTCGCTTAACAGCACCTGCCAGAACTGGTCCACCCCTTCAAACGAGAAATTGACCAACGCTCCCACGGCAAATAACAAGGCGATAACCGGAACACGCGAAACCGACTCAATGAGCGCTTTGAAATCGACTTTGAGTGACGTCCTCTCGCCTGTCAATCTGCTTCTATGCACTTCTTTCAAAAGGAAAGACGACAAGAAACCGGCAAAGAAAATGAAAGTAAAGGGAAGAAAAAGGTACTCCGGCGCCGCTCCTCCGATTATCCCGCCGGCAATCATTCCCAGTGACAGAGCGGAGGTCTTAACAATGGTCCGGGTGGAGAATAGACGGTTCAAGTTTTGCGACCGGTTGCCTTCTCCTGTGGAATCGACCGCCAGCGCTTCCAGCGCCCCGGAGATGAAGGTCTCCCCCACGCCGAACAGAATCTCCGCCGCCAAAAATCCGTAAAACGATTTCCATCCCAGGAAGACCGCCCCGGAGATGGTCAGAAGGAAAAATCCAATTGCCGTTGACAGCTTTCGTCCAAACCGGTCGGCAAAAATGCCGGTGGGAAGTTCAAATATGATTATGGTCGCTTCAAATACCGCCGCCAGAAGCGCCACCTGAAAAAGGGTAACATCATACAGGCGAAAATAGATGACATAAACCGGCAGGATAAGCCCCCCGGCCAAAGAGAGCGCCGCCTCCAGAAAATAGAAAACCCGAATGTTTCTCAAGTTCAATTCTTAGACCATCGCGATCGCTTCAATCTCGACTTTGACATCTTTCGGCAGACGCGGCACTTCGACCGTCGCCCGCGCCGGCATGTCAAAAGTAAAGTATTTGCCGTAAACTTCATTCACCGCGGCGAAATCGTTCATGCTGGTCAGGTAAATGGTGGTTTTCACCACATGTTTCATCTCCGCTCCGGCCGCAAGAAGAATCGCCTGGATATTTTTGAGCACCTGCTCCGCCTGTTCGGCCGCCGTGATTCCGATAATCTTCCCCTCTTTCGGGTCAAGCGGTATCTGCCCGGAGCAGAAAATCATTATCCCGCACGGAATTTTGATTGCCTGCGAATAAGGTCCAATCGCCGCCGGCGCGCCTGACGTCTTGATTACTTCCTTCACTTTTTCTCCTCTCTAACATTGAGTTATCATTCCTGTTTTGCTGCAATAGAATAACCGGCAGTATTGCCACTGTCAACAAGCAATCCTTTCTCGCAAAACCGCCGAATTTGCGTATAAGATGAAAACTAATCAAAAAATGCGAGGTATGTATGCAGGAAACCGCCCACGCCACCGCCATAGAACTGAAAACTTATGATGATTTCAAAACTCCCAAGCTCGACCCGACCAAGTGGGTCACCGCGAAACTTCCTTTGGGTGATGGAAACTACTGGGAATATTACGACCCTAACACGGTGGTCAAGACTGGAAACGGACGATGCGAAATCACGGTCAATCCATTCTCCCGGAGCCATAACCAGATTCAGATTGCCGACAATCCGAAAACCTTGTATGCCTCGGCCGAACCGATAAAGATCGGCAAGGATGATATATTGACTGTCTCGGTTGATATCGCCGCTATCGCCCATAACAACAACCGGCATGACCTTTACGACGCCTTTATTACTTTCAATCTTTTCGATTTCAACAGCGGCATCGTGCTTGATTTTCTTCTCAACGGCAATCTTATCTACGCCTTTTATGAACGTCTCTTTATACCCGGGGTCACTGATGAAACCACCGCTTTTACTCGTGCCGCCGACCTCGCGGTCAACACCAGACCGGGGCAATTCCATAATCTGATTATGACTTATGACCGGAAATTCGATACGGCCTTGTGGATTGTCGATGGCCAGCCGATGTATCGTGTCCCGCACATGCCGGTGAAAGTGGACCAGTTCCTTATGGGCATGGGACTGATGACCCTCAAACCGATTGCGGCGCCGTTTCCTTATTATTTTCCGAAATCGACGTCGCTTCACGGCCAGGGAATAACCGGCATCTGGTCAAATTACCGGGTGGGATTGACGCCGAATTCTTGACGGGCCGAGCTCTGAGCGATTTGTGTCATCCTCGATTCGAATACGACAAGAGTCGCAATAGCGAATCCGTCATTTTTATGATTGAATGCGGCAAGAGCCCGCCGCAGGCTGGTACACCCGACCTTATGTCTTCCTCTCTTTTTTCTTCGCCGCCGGGAAAAGCACGTTGTTCAAAATCAACCGGTACCCCGGCGAATTCTTATGAAGCGTCAAATCGGTCGGCGGGTCCTCCACCATATGCTGGTAATCCTCCGGGTCATGTCCCGAAAGAAAAGTAAAGGTTCCCCGCCCGAAGTTTCCGTGGATATACCGCACTTCATCAAACCCTTCCACTGTCCCCAGGATGGTGACATATTTCTTCAGATGCGACCGTCGGAAGGCGGTGGTCTGTCCCATAAAGCCCTTGACCATCCCTACATGGTCCTGCACCAGCATGGTCGGTACCGGGTCAAGCTTGGCGGAAAATTCAAAGAGAACAAAGTAATCATTGTCCGGTGACGGGAAGCGCATCATCCGCTCCGGATAGGTGTCGATATCGCTGTGGCGGTACAGCAGCGGGTCGAGGACAATATGGAAGTTTTCAAACGCCAGGGTCTGGGAATAATCGAGACGTTGCTGCGCATCCGGATCAACCGGGTCCCCGTCAAATTCCCGCGGGCAGATGTCGACCCCTTCAGC
This DNA window, taken from Candidatus Zixiibacteriota bacterium, encodes the following:
- a CDS encoding NADH-quinone oxidoreductase subunit C yields the protein MDKAALTKYILDKFAGKVELLETGKVEPVFKLENEFLLEFCKSINSDETLHIDFLCNIAGVDTGERFEVVYSVASVKNKIRFDFKVVMAYENAEVESVQSIWPGANWHEREVWELYGINIRNHGNLTRFLLPDNWDQGYPMRKNWDAPDFVRMPES
- a CDS encoding NADH-quinone oxidoreductase subunit B family protein — its product is MGVIKKLPVYLEHFPGGGIVATSLDYVLSQSQASSIWYLLFGTACCAIELMATGASRYDFDRFGMIFRASPRQADLIIAAGTITKKMAPRLRLLYDQMAQPRYVIAMGGCTVKGGPFYYDSYAVEKGIDHIVPVDVYIPGCPPRPESLLEGCLTLQKKIKKQKIGDWS
- a CDS encoding NADH-quinone oxidoreductase subunit A: MSEYLAIIIFLFVGIGLVLFTFFLSRLIRPANPYPAKTQNYECAEPPIGNSWIQFNNRFYIFALIFVIFDVEAIFLFPWAVAFGQLGLYALIEMIIFIFILLFGLFYAWKKGVLKWV
- a CDS encoding MFS transporter — protein: MRNIRVFYFLEAALSLAGGLILPVYVIYFRLYDVTLFQVALLAAVFEATIIIFELPTGIFADRFGRKLSTAIGFFLLTISGAVFLGWKSFYGFLAAEILFGVGETFISGALEALAVDSTGEGNRSQNLNRLFSTRTIVKTSALSLGMIAGGIIGGAAPEYLFLPFTFIFFAGFLSSFLLKEVHRSRLTGERTSLKVDFKALIESVSRVPVIALLFAVGALVNFSFEGVDQFWQVLLSEIKMVDITYFGLITLSGSLLVLALSRRLEKYYERLRMTLSILLFGAGISIAATAIAPSWSAAAFLILFFALKELIRPVLSTNLNRFYRGNNRATFLSGFNLVNSIGEVLAGLTAGLIVQTTVVPVLFYLSAAVAVGIGGAVVMVVKSKYK
- a CDS encoding RidA family protein, which translates into the protein MKEVIKTSGAPAAIGPYSQAIKIPCGIMIFCSGQIPLDPKEGKIIGITAAEQAEQVLKNIQAILLAAGAEMKHVVKTTIYLTSMNDFAAVNEVYGKYFTFDMPARATVEVPRLPKDVKVEIEAIAMV
- a CDS encoding DUF6081 family protein codes for the protein MQETAHATAIELKTYDDFKTPKLDPTKWVTAKLPLGDGNYWEYYDPNTVVKTGNGRCEITVNPFSRSHNQIQIADNPKTLYASAEPIKIGKDDILTVSVDIAAIAHNNNRHDLYDAFITFNLFDFNSGIVLDFLLNGNLIYAFYERLFIPGVTDETTAFTRAADLAVNTRPGQFHNLIMTYDRKFDTALWIVDGQPMYRVPHMPVKVDQFLMGMGLMTLKPIAAPFPYYFPKSTSLHGQGITGIWSNYRVGLTPNS